CAGGGTCTCAGAAAACCCCCCAGATGTGTCCCCAGGCACTCACCCTGCTGATCAGGGTCTGTGCTCCTCGACACCATGGCACTGATGGCTGGGAAGGTGATGCTGGAcatggcagccacagctcctgctgcccacatcatcctggagaggaggaggcagcagtgaggagcagccctgtgccctcaccctgtgctgctgcagggtgggagaGCTCACAGAGGGACAGAAATGTGGGCAAACCCTCACCAAGGCTGTGATCCAAAGCCATACCAGGCAAGCTGCAGGATCTGGAAGCCCAGGCCCAGGAGGATGGTGTTTTTATTCCCTATGGAGCGCATGAGAATTCCCAACACCACtgtctggaaagaaaaacagctgtttTCAAGGCAGGGGCAAAGAAAGAGGGCAACAATCAGGAGACAAGAGGACAGGAACCTGAaggactttgatgatccttatgggtcccttccaattgaAGATCTTTGTTTCAAAAGTCTGTGTGGCCACAGGAATTGACAACTCTGAACTCAGAAATTTTGGACATTCTTACAGCAGACTGCTCAAGCCAACACAGAAATTGCTTCTCACCTGAGCCAGTATAGAGAGAATTCCAACTACACCAATAAAGGCTGCTACAGTCTCTGAGGAAAAACCAATGACCTGTGAAAACATCAAAGAGGGATTTCAGGCAGATTTGTACCAAGAGCCCCTCCATCAATGTCACTCATGTTTACTGAACTTGCTTCTCAGGGACCTTAACAGCCACTGCCTTTGGGCTGCCACAGGAATCAAACAGAAGATTTTCCTCTGGCTGAAAAAACGGTTTTAAATCACTGAGCTGcccttgcagtgcctgaaggTGTCACAGCCAGGATGGCCAGGCAGACACCAGCAAGGAGCCAAGCTAGGCTTGCCCCAGGCAATGCTTAGAGCAGCCAGCAGGCTCACACTTTcttcaggagagctggaaaaaatcACTATTTCTTACAATTTCACTATTTCTTACAATTATTGGCCAAGAAAAGCCACCTtgggacaggtgacacaagTCTGACTGTATTTATAGGGCAGGATTTCCTGCACCCAGAGCTTTGAGAGACTGACCTGTCTCAGGTAGAGGAAGAAGCTGGAGTACTGGCCGGCCTCAGGAAGGTAGGAGAGAAAGACTGTGATGCAGATGAGCAGCACTGTGGAGTCCTGACCCACCTTCCTCAAGGACTGCAGGGAAAGGGGTGGGGAATgagaaaacatgttttaaaatttgactTTATATCACTGAAAAATCCCCAGGtacaaaaacaaccaaaccaagGGCTTAACAGCTTACAAATCAGCAGgattaaaacaaacattaaGCATTACCAGCACATAGGAAAACAGCTGGATTTTCTACAAATTTTCTACAAAttttctacaaatccatttcccacagagcagcaggctgtgagcagcactgtgGAGTCCTGACCCACCTTCCTCAAGGACTGCAGGGAAAGGGGTGGGGAAcgagaaaaaatgttttaaaatttgactTTATATCACCAAAAAACAGGTACAAAGACAGCCAAACCAAGGGCTTAACACCTTAAAAATCAGGATAAAGCAAACATTAAGCATTACCAGCACATAGGAAAAGAGTAGAGTTGGATTTTAtacaaattttataaaaatttttgagaaatccatttcccacacgGCAGCAGGCTCACTCACAGCGAATGGGTCAGCTTGTTCCCAGGAGATTGGGGCTCCCCAGGAGACTGGACGCATCTCCTCAGGCAGTGACtcgggcacagccagcaggatgAAGCCAATATCCAGCAAAGCAACCCCTGAAGCCAGCACAACCACCAAGGTGTCACCATAGGCTTGGGACAGGTACGCGCCGATGGCCGGGCTGGTGACCAGGCTGGCAGCAAACGTGGCTGACACCTGCAAACATAAAAATTCTCTGCAGCCTCTTCTTCCTACAgctcatttcctcctcctcactgacCCAGGGAACTCTTTTTGGCATCTTTGATGGAGAgcccatttcctcctccccagtgATCCAGGGAATTCCTTCTGGCATCTTTGATGGAGAGATAAATAAGAATTCACAGATGAAAGATTCTCTTGGTGCACCTGGGCTAAATTCTAGCAAAAGGGAATCAGAGCTGTCCTAGGAATGCCTGGATGGTGCTGTAAAGCTAAAGGAAGGGCAGGATCACACCAAGCATCACAGGCTGCCCTTCTCTGgtgtggaaaagggaagggcCAGGCTGGTTTAGACACAGCCAGCACTCAGTGGGCAGAGATCAGCCTCTCCCTCAGAGCTAAATCCCAAACAGAAGGACAGGGAGTCTGTGTGATCAGTCAATAAATCTCCCACCCTAATTTTATATCTCTCCTACCTGCAAAGacccaaatatttctttaaGAGCCAGGCCAGTGACTCAGCTCCTTACCAGGCCGTACGCCGTGCTGCGCTCATGCTCCTGTGTGATATCAGCAACGTAggcaaaaatcacagaaaaggTGACAGCAAACACTCCAGACATGGAAATGACAGCAAAGTACCACCTGAAAGAGCCCAAGGCACAGTTAGAGAGCAGCCACACCACAGCCCACAGCTGCTGAAGCAGAGCCTCTCCCTTGTTTTGCCtccagtctgttccagtgcaccAGAACAAGAACATGAAGTCTTGGTCTGGACAGCCCTGAAGTTTCATCACTTATTTTCACTAATAGAAATAATGCACTGAGCTGAGGAACAagcacaggggacagagcaACCCTTTATTCCCAACTGAACCCTCCAGAACCAGACAAATCAGTCTCTAGGCTGAGCATCCTTCTCCATTCTTGAGATGGATGAGACTCTTCCATCTCACCCTGAAAGGAGCAGCTGTAAACTGTCCTCCTTCAGCCTCTTCCTTCAGCCCCTACTCAGAACCCTGGGGCTGCACTGAGAGTGAACTCACCAGGGGCTGATCTTCATCAGGGGAATTGGTGCACACGTGAAGAAGACGgtgagaaggaggaaggatTTCCTGCCCCAGACATCAGAGAGAGCACCAATCAGTGGGGCACTTAGGAAAGAGAGCAGACcctgggatggacagacagaccaGAGGACAGAGAAACCCCTCAGTGAGAGCTTTCAACAACATCAGGAGGAGACAACCCATTCCTGATTGCTCCAATGCTGTTACAACAGAGCAGTTTAATAAACTCCCCGAAAACAAATCCTgagccctcctgctccctcagagctctgctctgggcacccaggcagccctgccaggacctggagagctgctggcacagctccagcatggCAACAGCTGCTGCACTTCTGGGGAAAGCTTTCTCTTGTACATGGAGACAGGACAGACACAATGAGAAGCCAGAGCCATTAAGcacaaacaaaattattcaaagCCTTTCCACATCTCTCAAGcctgaggcaggcagggcagagcctttcagtgctggggctgttttCCAAGATCCTCTTGCCAGAGACAGCCAAGAATTGTCTGTGTTGCTTAATTCCCCAGTCAGAACTCAGGAATATTCCCTGTTCACAGGGAATATTCACTCAGGAATATTCCCTGTTCACAACTGTTGCCTGCAATTCTGCTCCAGTGCAAGAAGCTCCCCAGTcccacagcacatccctgcctggAGGTCAATGAGACCACTTGGTTTCAATTTCTATCCCAAATAAATTTAGATGTCACTGATTTGTCATTCTGTTATACTGCAGaggatgggcacagggctgaTCTCATGCTGGTGAGATTATTTCCAGCTGAAACACTCAGCTGTTGTAACTCCACATTGTCACTCCTGCTCAGTAAAATCAGCTGTCCCATGTCTGTGTGCTCCCTTTTGCATCTGGTTTGCCAGAACTCCCTCAAAGTGGCCAAATATTGGCTGACACCAGCAAATTATAGAGACAATAATGGTTTGTTCTTCTTGCACCCATGGCAGATTTAAAGGAAATCCTGGGAGGAATATTCCTTACCTTGACTCCATGAATCAGACCATTCATCAGGAATGTGTGCTGAGGAAAAGTCTGGTGTAAGACctggaagggaaaacaaacaaaaaccaaatgaaaaagtCAGAGCTAGCAAATTCTGCAAAATTTCTGTGAGCATCTGCCAGCCAGAGGACTGGAAAGGCACAAaccagggaaaaggggaaatatcCTGCCAACAATGCCTCCATGtgaggagctctgcctgccttttCCAGTATGGGAAACCACTGCCTTTAAATGCCTTTAACcatcaaaataaatgtcttaAACACTTTCCAGGTCTATAAATCACTCCAGCAGGCTCAGAGAGCCTTTCCCCATCCCCTGAATCCCCTCTGGTTTTACTTTATGTCCCCACATCCCTTCTCTGTGGGTCCCTTTGTGCTGTAtgtttgattttatattttatattaaaatataaacaatatatatattttaaaattaatataaatataattctaaatataatataaaatgtttAAGAATTATATCTATAAATCTATTCTATacttatataaatatatattttatatatttacataaaaattataaatataatttcaaacatattatattatatatatttatattataattcTATTACAATAtacataaattatatatatacaatataaattataatgtatattatatatttatattttaatagagatgttttcataaaaatgatataaaaatatattaatatataaaaattatatctaaatatattatatataaaaatataaattctattttaatgTATTATATATTGATATTTCAATATAgctattttaatataatattagttatatttttaatatagatAAAGATAATATTTATACTTAATAtagatatttaaatataaatttatggACTAATATatctaaatgtattttttgcatAACCCAACCCTCCTTTTCCACAGTTTCCCAAGGAAAGGTCGTGCTAAAACCTTAATCCTCAGGAGAGCTGCCACGGACACACACTCACCGTCAGCATTGGCGTggtcagcagcccccaggcaaAGAACTCCAGGAAAATCACAACCACAGCGTGGTACACACTGGGCTCCCCGATCCCCTGGCgctgcaaaacacagcaaaatcaaaaaaaaaaacctttcagagAAAGCTCACACAGCTGGGGGATGTGGTGGTGTtctcaggggtcccaggatgagggaagagatgagaatcctGACTCTATGttgcagaaggctgatttattattttaggatatgtattatattaaaatgatatattaaaaatatactaaaagaataggaGAAAAGATTTCataagaaaggatttcatcctTTCATCATCTTTGAAAGTAttagaatgataataaaatcttgtgactgatcagagtccgagacagctgggctgtgattggccattaattagaaacaaccacatgagaccaaccacagatgcacctgttgcattccacagcagcagacaatcattGTTTACAGGTCGGTTTTGAGGCCTCCCGgcttctcagcagaaaaaatcctaaggaaagggtttttcatagaatgtgtctgtgacagaggGATCCCGGACACGAGCGGAGGCAGCGAGAGACGCTGCTCTGAAAGGTTTTTTCGGTTCACAGCCAGCCTAAGGTGTTCAATCCACCCCCAGCCGGTCGGTGCGGGGTTCCCTGCCCGGTTCCGCTCCGCTTTTGCTGCCCAGGAACCGGAGAGCCCGGGGGAAGCGGCGCAGAACCGGCAGGTGCAGCGCCCATCACGGCATCCTCAGCATCCGCAGCAGCGGCGCCGGTCTGAGGAGCGCGGCCCACCGGGGCCAGCCCGCATCGGGTACCGGCACCGCCCGCGCTCCCGTTAGCGCCGGTGCCCGCCATCCCCCCGCCAtcccccggcagccccgcgcTCACGCCGGCCCCGTCCCGGATCACGATCTTCTTGGCCAGCAGGACGCTGCGGTTGAGCcgcttcttcttcttcttctcgCCGGTCATGGCGCCGCCGGGCCGCTGCCGCTCACCGGCCGCCGCGGCTGCCCCATCCTCCCCGTGGCGGGCCGGGCCGAACCGGAGCGGGCCGCGCTGCGCAGAGGCCGAGCCCGGGCCCGGCACCGGGCGGGGAGCGCCGGGCCCGGCGCTGAGGGCGAGCGTGCGGAGCGGAGGGGGCGAGCCCGcccgctggccccgcccccgcaCCGGGAACAGGCACTTCCGCCGCGCCGCTCCTCGTATCTCATTGGCTGTTCCGCCTCTTGGTCATCGCCGTGCTGGTCTGTGATTGGCTGAACTGGCCGAGGGGGCGGGTATCTGTCGGTGTTTGGGCGGGGCCGTGACGTCACGGCCCGGCGGTGGCACCGGGAACgggcggcggcaccggcagcgACCCAGGGCCCCCGGGCGCCTTTGGGAGCGGCTGCTGCTCCGTCACGGGCACCGCTCCCGCCTGGGACAGGCAGGTTCAACAGGGACACGCGGCCGCCCCGGGGCTGGCGGCACCGGCAAGGCCGCGTCTGTTCTGGGGCGGCTCTCTCGGTACCGAGCTGCTGGCTCTGAACTCAGCACCGGCATCCCGGGGTGGTGACAGCCAAGCGCCTCCCTAGGACGATCCCGTCCCATCTtgtcccatcccatggatcccatcccatggatcccatcccatggatcccatcctatcccatcccatggatcccatcccatggatcccatcccatcccatggatcccatcccatcccatcccatcccccgAGCCCGGTGCCTCAGGGCTTGGGGCACATCCTAATTAACCCTTCACGAGCCGGGAAGTGGTGCTGATTACTGTGGCGGGAGGTCAGAGGACGTTAATTGGGCACATTTAGATAAGATTTATCCTCGCCAGGGCCCCTCTGCTTCACCTAGCCAGCTTGACGGGTCTCACCGTGGGACAGCGAGAGGCTCTCGGGGCTCCTGCCCGCCCAGGGAACGCCAGAGGCTGTGATCCAGCCTTTATCCACAGAGCTTTTCCTTTAAGTAATGATAAACCCGAGGGAAAGTCGCCTCAGGTAACTCCACCTGAAAGATAAAAGTAATCCCCCGATTTGCCGGGGTTTCTGTGGGTGTGGAGAGCAGCTCCATcgccccagggctgctgcaccgtgcccagctctgctgtgctgtcttggtttggaaagacaggagtctgctgaggaaggcaggagcctcccctgaaatggagaatgtgaaccctccccacccctccgaattgctataattttaaattaaggggctctcaggcaaaaatatgggagcaggaaataacagttctttaatagggaagaaaaaatataaaaggataaaataaacaatgcagtacactcgaacaacactgacagagtcagaacccaacctgacaccctgtgggtcagggtgctggcagcagtcccattggaattgtggctcagccctcctgcagtgtcaggggtggttctgctggagcagggatcctgtagaaaggtgcagtctcttcctctggagatccagtgggagagacagctgctgttcctctgggaaatccagtgcagaagccgtgctggtgttccagaacctctggattatatccaggcagcaatgtttgaaatctcagattatatccaggcaggaatgtttgaaatctcagattatatccaggcaggaatgcttggctcctccctctgggctcacatctcccaatgggatgctgtagttcttatcagccacgcagtgacattcaatggctgttatcagcagatgtctgcCCAGAAggaggagtgattgtggtcGCTCAGAGAGAcataaggcaaactgcccacttaaCAAAAGACAACTGCCACACAGATGGTAACAGaaaacatcttgccttgcaatctggaacatGTGCCAGGCCCGGGTGTGCCCGCGGTGCCCGGAGAGCCCTGCACGTGTCACCCCGCTGGGCAAAACGCCCGTGACCTCTGCAGGGACACGGTGCCCTCCCCGGGAACGTGctgccccgggctgggcaggcacCTGAGCCCCCTTTGAACCCTCCTTGTAAGAGCATGGAGAAGCCTGATTTATCCCAGTGCTCTGCAACGGCctaaaaactgtgaaaaatgcgtattttatggttggcttttggcaaatattcaaatgaatattatatgtgttgtgttagaaagtgatgctgtattaattctcttaagtgCTGTGGTAAATGTAGTTTTgggttataaaaaatgttaaaatagaaactatgctatgtaggatactttttttaaagaaaggacaagcactgagatagcagccacaggacacctgaatctttcacagaaagagaatttattgctccattatcaggagaaacgaacttcttcctgcatcgaaggcgctgttaggattcaggggaagaagttgacactgaccagacagaatcctgtgtttgaatggaatttatgcatcatgtatgagatgtatgaatatgcaacaggttattgtttttaagggttaatcctttaTTAACAggtgtccttttttgggctcgtgctgcccagaaaaaggtacccagacgtCTCTAACTCTTTGgttctattgtctcatattgtcctaatccaaattgtccaaattattattactctaattgtattactattttcataaccattttattcctattaaagttttaaaatttttaaaaaacaccaagTGACTGGGCgtttttcacagaaacaaaaccaaggagAGAGATCAGAGAGCAGGGAAGCGGTTCCCAACATGGCAACGGCAGATGTAATTCTATTACCTTGATTTATTGATCGCACTTAGAGCAATTACTGGCTCTCACCCCGTCACCTGCCGGGGAGCAGGAGACagtgagagaggagaggagaggagaggagacaAAGGCGGCTGTGTCGTCCGGGGCACGGGGAGGCTCCTGGGGAGGCTCCGGTGTTGTTTGTGCCGGTTTCCgcgggggctggggggtgtTGGACGGAAGAACGACCCGAGGAAGCTGAAAACAAGCGCTGAAAGGAGCCTGTGATGCTGCGGGGGTGCAGCCCCAACATTAAAACCCCTTTGGAGATGgaggggatgcagggctggggaaaagtGAGGGGGCTCCAGCACAGTGGGCAGCACTCCAGTCCTCTGACCCGCTCCAAAAAcgccgcagccccggggcaggagCAAGGGCGAATCGCTCGATTGAGGTCAGAAAATCCCTTTAAGGGTTTTGTGCGATTATTTTCCCCCCTTGCTTGCTGCAGttacaggcagaaaaaaacaagaaaatgtttgtgCTGTTCACTGCCTGAGCCCTCCAGACAGATATAAACAAAGCGGGAGTCAGATCTGCCTTTGGATGAGGTCAGAGCGAGGGAGACCAGCGGGCTGCGAGGCAACACAAGTAGGGCAGCCCGCTTGTGCATCGAAGCCTGGCCGAGCCCTCCCCCGCCTCCTTCCCcggccagccctgggctcctgcagcgCTTCCCGGGAATGCAGAGgtggaaagagcagaaaatgtcCCCGCTGTGGGCGAGGGCGGCTGCCGGCCGCTTTGGCTCCAGCTCACGCAGACCGAGAGCGGGCACAGCCCCGTGGCTCCGGGAGGGGCTCC
The DNA window shown above is from Camarhynchus parvulus chromosome 28, STF_HiC, whole genome shotgun sequence and carries:
- the LOC115914189 gene encoding hippocampus abundant transcript 1 protein-like isoform X1 yields the protein MTGEKKKKKRLNRSVLLAKKIVIRDGAGRQGIGEPSVYHAVVVIFLEFFAWGLLTTPMLTVLHQTFPQHTFLMNGLIHGVKGLLSFLSAPLIGALSDVWGRKSFLLLTVFFTCAPIPLMKISPWWYFAVISMSGVFAVTFSVIFAYVADITQEHERSTAYGLVSATFAASLVTSPAIGAYLSQAYGDTLVVVLASGVALLDIGFILLAVPESLPEEMRPVSWGAPISWEQADPFASLRKVGQDSTVLLICITVFLSYLPEAGQYSSFFLYLRQVIGFSSETVAAFIGVVGILSILAQTVVLGILMRSIGNKNTILLGLGFQILQLAWYGFGSQPWMMWAAGAVAAMSSITFPAISAMVSRSTDPDQQGVVQGMITGIRGLCNGLGPALYGFVFYLFHVELNEMAEVETLGKASKPNMANPTDESSIIPGPPFLFGACSVLLSLLVALFIPEHNLALRSGSHKKHSAGAQAHPHSPPAGGSDGKEPLLEDSSV
- the LOC115914189 gene encoding hippocampus abundant transcript 1 protein-like isoform X2, giving the protein MTGEKKKKKRLNRSVLLAKKIVIRDGAGRQGIGEPSVYHAVVVIFLEFFAWGLLTTPMLTVLHQTFPQHTFLMNGLIHGVKGLLSFLSAPLIGALSDVWGRKSFLLLTVFFTCAPIPLMKISPWWYFAVISMSGVFAVTFSVIFAYVADITQEHERSTAYGLVSATFAASLVTSPAIGAYLSQAYGDTLVVVLASGVALLDIGFILLAVPESLPEEMRPVSWGAPISWEQADPFASLRKVGQDSTVLLICITVFLSYLPEAGQYSSFFLYLRQTVVLGILMRSIGNKNTILLGLGFQILQLAWYGFGSQPWMMWAAGAVAAMSSITFPAISAMVSRSTDPDQQGVVQGMITGIRGLCNGLGPALYGFVFYLFHVELNEMAEVETLGKASKPNMANPTDESSIIPGPPFLFGACSVLLSLLVALFIPEHNLALRSGSHKKHSAGAQAHPHSPPAGGSDGKEPLLEDSSV